The nucleotide window TCCGTTCCGTTCCGTTCCCCAAGAATGATATTCACAAAACAGATTGCGCACGCGGTTAAGTACGTGTTTCAGAGTAGGTATAACTACTGTTTCAGCGCCCTCGATGTCCATCTTCAAAAGATCCACACGTTTTTCACCCAGCAGCATCTCCTTCAGATCGACGCTGGGCACGACGCGCCCTCCCAAACATTCCTCCACGTGTCCCCCATCGGCGCCATCCGAAGCAAAAGATACTCCCTTCGCGTGTGTCCAAACTGCGGCGTTGTGCAGGGCAACGTCTTCCAGGAGATTGTTTCGAGATAAATTCCGACTCAGGTAACCGTATATCTCCTTGTCCGGCTCGAAGGCCACGACCCTGGCGTCGGGATAAAGGCTTTTGAAGTAGGCCACGCTTACGCCCACGTTCGCCCCACAGTCGTAAATGACGGGAGAGGATGTATCGGAACGGAAAAGATAGGACTGATTTTTGAAGATATCAACGTATTGCCAGAAAAAACTGGGTGCATCGGGGACGTCAAAGGAAAGCCCCCCGAAGGACACATTGTTCAGGGGACGGTATCGCCTCCGTTTTGCACATGAGCGATAGAGCCGCAGAAAATCCCGGCCCTCAGACGTAAAAAGGTAACTCAGTCTTCTTTTAAGTTTTGGGAACACCACTCACCACCGCCTCAATGCACCGCTTTCATAGACAATTTGTCCTCTTCCCATTTACCGTTCCCTATTTCTCCGCTACGACGCGTACCTGTGCCCAGGTTGTCTCCCATCTTGCATACAACCAGCAACACAAGTCAAAAAAACGGCGCCCGCCTCGGGCCAAAAGACGATAATGCGGGGGCCACTTGTGGCGATACGGCTTCGACTCCAAAACGCGAAAGCCGGCACGTGTAAAGAGATTGCCGATGTCCATGGGACTCCAGCTGTAGAGATGCTGGTTGATATCGTTTGCCTTGTAGGCATAAGTATAATTCGAACAGGGCACCACAAAAATAATTTTTCCGCCGGGCCTCAGCACACGATAGAGCTCCTCGAGTTCTTTCAGAGGATAATCCGTATGCTCCAACGCGTTGTTCGATATAATGACGTCGGCCCATGCGTCGGCGACCTCGGCTGATCTCGCGTAGCCTTCGATCCCCATGGCTTTTGCCTGCTCCCGGGCCGAAGCATTGATCTCGACGATCCTTTTTTCGGCACAGTTGATTTGGGCCATAAGATACCCCCCCCCCCACCAAAATCCAATACGCGGTCCCCCGGGGAGATATATGATTCAAATTTCGTACGATTGGCCCACCCTCCAAAAGAGCCGATATCCCTTTGCCAATCGAAATATTTTTCATCATAATAGTTCTTCATCACATCTCATCCCTTTTCCATCTTTTCAGCCCACGCGCTCGAGAGGAGCTATTCCGGGGTTATTCCGCCCCGCACGGCAGCCTTCAGAAGACGCCGGATTTTTTTCAGGCCGCGAACCCATAACGGCGGGGGCAGCATCCTGTTCAACGCACGCCCGGCGGCCTTCAATATATCCTCGTCAACCCGAATGGGAATCCTTCTCAAGGGCTCATAGTCCCCTGCCAGCTCCCCGTTGAAAAGCCCCCCTCCCGACTCCGGACTGCCGCAATGAATTCCCGAACCGTCGAAACCGATGTTTTCCAGCAGAGACCTTGAAGGGTACAGCCCCATGCGCCCCAGAAGAAAATTTGTGGCATACCAGCGTATCGCCCAGGAATCGACCTGGCCCTTGGCCTGGCGTTCCAGGAGGCGCGTATAGGGGTAGCTGCCGTCCAGGTCGAAGCGACGCGAGAGTTTTGCCGAACGAATGCGTTTCAACAACAGGGCGCTGTCCGGCTCGAAGTTCTTCCATGCACGTAACCACGTCCCCCAACCCCAGCACCCCAGGGACGGCAGAAAATAGCTCTGGGGCAAAGAGTGAAGGTCCAACGGATAGATATGCCCCTGGATCGTGGCGACGTCCACATCATTCTGGTAGAGGTCCAGCCCCTCGTTCATGTAGTCGAGGAAATGCGAAACCGTCACCATGTCGTCCTCCAACACGACGGCCCGTCCGAACTCCCCCACAATCCGGGTAACTCCAGCGATCACCGAGGCGGCAAGCCCGCGATTCCCCTCACTTGCCATCACCTCGACGGAGGCAAAACCGTCTATGGAAGTAACATAACGCCGCACCTCATCCACCGCAGGCCGCGCTCCGTCGTTCTTCGGCCCATCGGCGAACACGAACAAGCGGCTTTGCGGCGCCAGGCAATTGGCGCGCAGGGCCTCCACCGTCCTGCGGGTATGCTCGGGACGGTTATAGACAAACAGGACGATTGGGGCATAGTTTCCCGTCGCAGACATACCTACTCTCCCTCCGACCAGTTTTCCCTCCGATATATCGTTCCCCTCACGGTATACACCGTTGCGTCGAACAGGTTCTGATCTGGAGTCCTCGTCCCTACGCAATGGACGCGTACCCTGTCCGGCCCGCTGATACGCCGCAGCGCTTCCATGTCGGGAATGCCGTCAACCCGCTCGATTCCTTCCAACAAAAGAGTTGGAATGTCCTCGCAGGACATCAGAGCGTCGGAGAAACACAGCGGACCGCGAGAGCCGAAATCCTTGAACATCAGCAACGCATTGGGATCTCCCTGATAAGCCTCCCTACCCAACTTTTTGTTCAAACCCCAGCTGTCCCCGGAGTCATGGTCCGAAAAGATGACGATACGCGTGTTGTCGTAGACCCCCAATCGCTTCAGGGAAGCTACAAAGTCCGCCACAAACCGCACCATATGCGTCTCCGTATAATAGTGCTCGGGAATTATCCCATCCACAAGGACAAACTGGCCAGGGGTAGCGGGATAAGGATCGAGCATCGGCTGCATGCCCTCCAGGGGCAGGTGCCATGTGTAATGCGACAGCATGGAGCGGACGATTTTGAACGTCGGGGCTCCCTCATCGGCCGAGGCAAAATCGCCCATAAACTGCATCGGAGGCAGATTTGACATGAAGTGCGTCCTCAGCCGGGCCTCCAGGACCTGGTCCGCGACATTGCCTCTCCAGTTTCCTCCGTTGTAAAGGTTGATCCTCAAGCTGAAGGGAGCCGCCCGGAACAGGGAGAGGTTCAACAGGAACCGCGATATGTCCACATCCTTATCCTGAAAGCTCAGACCCGTCGCCTCTGCCCAACGCTGCCAATAGGGAATATAGTCCCTTGCCCAGTTATCGCCGTACAGAAGGAGAACCGACTCCGGACTCTCCAACCCCCTATGAAAAAAAACATCCCCAGATTCCAGGTAGGGTGTCCCTGCCATGACGACATCATATCCTCTGCGGACGAAGATATTGGGCAAAACCGTGAGGGATCGTGCGAACTTTTCCCGGAGGGACGAGTTGGGTTCCGTACGGTTGAGTACGTTGGCCTTATAGGAAGGTCCGGCGTAAATGGACGGAGTGGACAGAAAGGTCATGCATCCCGTCGCCAGGGTATCGGGATAGCCGGTAAATCCATCCAGTTCTTCAGCCAGCTCTGGAGCCGCAGCCACGATTCTCTGCAGATGATCTCCCGTAAAGCCATCGAAGAAAAAGGCGACGACGTTCTTCTCCGTTTTACTGAACCGCCATAGGCGGCTGTGATAAAGGGGAAATTTATCGGCGCTTCCCAAGGTCTCGCTTTGAATGTGCGAGCTCGAGAGGTAACAATAGCCGCTCACCCCAAGCAAAGCGAAGGAGACGATCCAGAGGGCATTGATGAAGTGCCTCATTTTCTTTTTCCACAAGCAGAAGGAGAGAATGGAGAACGCGATGAGAAGGCTTCCGATGTCCTTCAAGAAAACTCTGGGACCGGGATACAACAGGAACCACGGCTGTCCAAACATAAGGGCATCCAGGTCGCCGTACTTCTCCGTCAAAAGGAAGGCGTTCGACAAAACGACACAGACCAGCAGCGCGGCTAGGAATGCGAGCAGGCTGCGCAGCAACGACGGCAGTAAAAGCCACAGGATGAGGGACAACAACAAAAAACCGATCCCATAAGGCCCCAGCTTCAGAAGGGTGACGGGCAGGGAATCCGGGAAAAAACTCGGATCCGTCAAAAAAAGTAACGACGGGTAAAAGATACAGAGGAAGACCGCCATCAAGGAAGAAGAAGCACAATAAAGAGCATTTTCCCTACCCCCAGCCGCTCGTCGGGCAAAGGCGGCGAGCTCCGCCCCCGGCACCGGAAGAAGCAGGGCAAAGAACAGATAGGAGGCAAGCATGATAAAAAAGATTTTGAAAAAAGCACCTTCCGAGAACTCGAGGGGAAAGAGGGCAAAGCGAATATACGCAAGGAGGAGCAACGCTCCGGTCAGTACGTAGGCTGCCTTCGCCGCAAGCTCGGCGAGGGACCACCCCCGGCTCAGGAAACGCCAGAAAAGCATCCACACAAGGGCAAAGACGAACAGGAAAGTACAAATATAGGAATTGTGGAACGTGGCGATCCTGGACAGTTCCTCATAGCGCAGGCCGATGAAGCCCCTTCTGAAAAAAAAGACGTAGCACCCCAAAATCGCAAACATCGAAAGGGCGGCCAGAATATCGGTCAGTATCCTCCACCTTCCGACGGGGAGGAATCTCCGGCCCGATATTTCATAAAAGTCTGCATGTGCGCCCAGGAAATGCCTGACTGGAACGGCGAGATTCTTCAAGAGCAGGATGACGTTATTGCTGGTCCAATAGATCAGCAGAGCCGAGGGAGCGCCATAGAGCAGAAGGAGAAAGAGGAGCCCTATGACGGAGGCCTGTAGCTTTTCTCGCGTGCCAAAGTTCTCCGTCGTCCATGCCGCCAAAAGATT belongs to uncultured Fretibacterium sp. and includes:
- a CDS encoding methyltransferase domain-containing protein → MAQINCAEKRIVEINASAREQAKAMGIEGYARSAEVADAWADVIISNNALEHTDYPLKELEELYRVLRPGGKIIFVVPCSNYTYAYKANDINQHLYSWSPMDIGNLFTRAGFRVLESKPYRHKWPPHYRLLARGGRRFFDLCCWLYARWETTWAQVRVVAEK
- a CDS encoding YidC/Oxa1 family membrane protein insertase, which produces MLYDLLFKPVVVLLKHLYLAIFSCTGDWGTSLVLLAVVMNILLRPLMTWAARLQKRERKLQDILVPQIREIKRELHGAEQHAELTELYRRYAYHPVYAVRSNAGLFIQLPFLIAAYAMLSSLELLEGQPYLFIRDLSLPDSLWHGINLLPLLMTVVNLLAAWTTENFGTREKLQASVIGLLFLLLLYGAPSALLIYWTSNNVILLLKNLAVPVRHFLGAHADFYEISGRRFLPVGRWRILTDILAALSMFAILGCYVFFFRRGFIGLRYEELSRIATFHNSYICTFLFVFALVWMLFWRFLSRGWSLAELAAKAAYVLTGALLLLAYIRFALFPLEFSEGAFFKIFFIMLASYLFFALLLPVPGAELAAFARRAAGGRENALYCASSSLMAVFLCIFYPSLLFLTDPSFFPDSLPVTLLKLGPYGIGFLLLSLILWLLLPSLLRSLLAFLAALLVCVVLSNAFLLTEKYGDLDALMFGQPWFLLYPGPRVFLKDIGSLLIAFSILSFCLWKKKMRHFINALWIVSFALLGVSGYCYLSSSHIQSETLGSADKFPLYHSRLWRFSKTEKNVVAFFFDGFTGDHLQRIVAAAPELAEELDGFTGYPDTLATGCMTFLSTPSIYAGPSYKANVLNRTEPNSSLREKFARSLTVLPNIFVRRGYDVVMAGTPYLESGDVFFHRGLESPESVLLLYGDNWARDYIPYWQRWAEATGLSFQDKDVDISRFLLNLSLFRAAPFSLRINLYNGGNWRGNVADQVLEARLRTHFMSNLPPMQFMGDFASADEGAPTFKIVRSMLSHYTWHLPLEGMQPMLDPYPATPGQFVLVDGIIPEHYYTETHMVRFVADFVASLKRLGVYDNTRIVIFSDHDSGDSWGLNKKLGREAYQGDPNALLMFKDFGSRGPLCFSDALMSCEDIPTLLLEGIERVDGIPDMEALRRISGPDRVRVHCVGTRTPDQNLFDATVYTVRGTIYRRENWSEGE
- a CDS encoding glycosyltransferase, which gives rise to MSATGNYAPIVLFVYNRPEHTRRTVEALRANCLAPQSRLFVFADGPKNDGARPAVDEVRRYVTSIDGFASVEVMASEGNRGLAASVIAGVTRIVGEFGRAVVLEDDMVTVSHFLDYMNEGLDLYQNDVDVATIQGHIYPLDLHSLPQSYFLPSLGCWGWGTWLRAWKNFEPDSALLLKRIRSAKLSRRFDLDGSYPYTRLLERQAKGQVDSWAIRWYATNFLLGRMGLYPSRSLLENIGFDGSGIHCGSPESGGGLFNGELAGDYEPLRRIPIRVDEDILKAAGRALNRMLPPPLWVRGLKKIRRLLKAAVRGGITPE
- a CDS encoding FkbM family methyltransferase, with amino-acid sequence MVFPKLKRRLSYLFTSEGRDFLRLYRSCAKRRRYRPLNNVSFGGLSFDVPDAPSFFWQYVDIFKNQSYLFRSDTSSPVIYDCGANVGVSVAYFKSLYPDARVVAFEPDKEIYGYLSRNLSRNNLLEDVALHNAAVWTHAKGVSFASDGADGGHVEECLGGRVVPSVDLKEMLLGEKRVDLLKMDIEGAETVVIPTLKHVLNRVRNLFCEYHSWGTERNG